DNA sequence from the Streptomyces sp. NBC_01497 genome:
CACGAAGAACACCGCTCCCCAGGCATGCAGCCGGATCGGCGTGGTGGACCTGACGTCCGGCCGGCTGCTGTGGAACAAGTCCGTCACCAACCCGGGCGGCGACGAGGGCATCCGCTTCGACGACGTCACCCAGAGCGGTGACACCGTCGCCGCGGGCAGCAGCGGCGGCGGGGCGGGGTTCGACCTCGAAACCGGCGCGGTCCGCTGGAAGCCGCAGTCGTCCTCGGCCGACGACTGCCACGACGCCGGATACGCGGGCGGCGCGATCCTCGTAGCGTCGCGCCAGTGCGGCTACGGCGACGACGCGCAGATCACCGTCGAGAACATCAACCCGAAGACGGGCGCCACCCTGTCCTCGTACAAGATGCCGCCGGGCGTCGAGGACATCCACACCGTCTCGACCGATCCGCTGGTCGTCGCGGCCGATGTCGGCGACACCGGGTCCGACGGCGTCTCCGACTTCTTCTCGCTGGACGCGAAGACGGGGAAGCTCAAGGCGAAGATCTCCGCCGAAGGCGACACGTACGCGGCCGACTGCGCCGACGCGATGGAGAACTGCACCGATGTCCTCGCGGGCAACGGCAAGCTCTACCTGCCGACGAAGGAGCACGACTCCAACAGCGGGGAGGCACTCGACGAGACCAACGAGGTCGTCTCCTTCGACCTGGACACCGGCAAGGGGACCTCGCAGCGCGCCGACGCGGGCGACGGCTGGACCGCGCAACTGCTCCGCATGGACGGGCCGGACCTCATCGCGTACAAGACCGGGCCCTACAACAAGGGGGGCCAGATCGTCTCCATCGACCCCTCGACCTTCCGGCAGACGACCCTGCTGCGTAACCCGTCGGACCGGGCCACCCTCGACGACGAGACGAGCTTCGTCGCCAGCGGTTCCCAAGTGCGCTTCGGCGATGGGCGGTTGTTCTTGTCGCAGGAGTTCGTGGACAAGCCGCTCGACGCGGACGATGCCAAACATCCGCTGGTGATGGCCTTCTCGACACACTGAGGCCGAACGAAGGACCACCACTTCCCCGCCGTCGTGGCCGGAATGCCGCGGAATTCCACAATCCGGGGGGCTTCTGGCCGGTAGGGGGCGCGCATCCTCGAACAAGCGTGTAGCTTGCCGGGTCTAGGAACCGGGGGGCCCAGGCCGCTTCGGCTGGGATGGGGGATGTCGATGGGCGTACGGCTCATGGTGATCGACGATCATCGGCTGCTGGCGGAAGCACTGGCTTCGGCACTGAAACTGCGCGGGCACCGGGTGCTCGCCTCGGCGGCGCCCACGGCGGGCGCCGCCGAACTGGTGGTGAGCAGGGCGCCCGAGGTGTGCCTGATGGGGACGGCGGCTCCGGCGGAACCGGGCGCGTTCGACCCGATCGTGCGGATCAAGCGGGACCGTCCGCAGGTCGCGGTGGTCGTACTCGGCCCGGTCCCGAGCCCGCGCGGTATCGCCGCCGCGTTCGCGGCCGGGGCGTCGGGCTACGTGCGCCACGACGAGCGGATCGAGGGCGTCGAACGGGCGATGGTGAAGGCCCGCGCGGGGGAGACGGCGGTGGCGCCCGGGCTGCTGCAGGGCGCGTTCACGGAGCTGCTCCACCCGGCGGTGCAGCCGGACGACGAGGGCCAGCGGCTGCTCGCGATGCTGACGCCGCGTGAGATCGAGGTGCTGGTCAGGGTCGCGGAGGGCGAGGACACGCGGCAGATCGCGGCGGGCATGAACATCGCTCCGTCCACGGCGCGCACGCACGTCCAGCGGGTCCTGATGAAACTCAATGTGGGCTCGCGCCTGGAGGCGGCGGCCCTGGCCGCCCGCACCGGCCTGCTCGACCGGGCGGAACGCGAGGCCTGACCCCGCGCGCGACCCGTCCGGCTCCGGCGCGGACCGATGGCCGGCCGCGGCCGCCCACGGGACGGCCGCGGCCGTGGCACCGCGCGCCGACTGCGCGGACCTGCGCCGATCTGTGCCGACCGATGGGCCTGCGCCGACCTGCGCCGAC
Encoded proteins:
- a CDS encoding helix-turn-helix transcriptional regulator — protein: MGVRLMVIDDHRLLAEALASALKLRGHRVLASAAPTAGAAELVVSRAPEVCLMGTAAPAEPGAFDPIVRIKRDRPQVAVVVLGPVPSPRGIAAAFAAGASGYVRHDERIEGVERAMVKARAGETAVAPGLLQGAFTELLHPAVQPDDEGQRLLAMLTPREIEVLVRVAEGEDTRQIAAGMNIAPSTARTHVQRVLMKLNVGSRLEAAALAARTGLLDRAEREA
- a CDS encoding outer membrane protein assembly factor BamB family protein; translated protein: MTQPPPPPNQPPNQPSGQPPGQPPQPSYQQPPGQPQPPYQPPAGGGFGGPQNPPAYGFPGAAPAQGGPVAGAPGPGGPAYGYPAQAPPPAQPPGPVPQQGYGYPTPAVTYQGPSTGGTGTGGSRLTRTELRMIVSAAVAVVLILGGGIWYAKSGDTAARGGDGPVTHPSRADGPTAAHEKAPADPDAKVTFRVPQPSATDLHSVEASWLTGSVYAKAGIQQIVGYDPQTGTKRWTLPLPGDVCEASPHVSADGRTGVVFDGAPRTKNTAPQACSRIGVVDLTSGRLLWNKSVTNPGGDEGIRFDDVTQSGDTVAAGSSGGGAGFDLETGAVRWKPQSSSADDCHDAGYAGGAILVASRQCGYGDDAQITVENINPKTGATLSSYKMPPGVEDIHTVSTDPLVVAADVGDTGSDGVSDFFSLDAKTGKLKAKISAEGDTYAADCADAMENCTDVLAGNGKLYLPTKEHDSNSGEALDETNEVVSFDLDTGKGTSQRADAGDGWTAQLLRMDGPDLIAYKTGPYNKGGQIVSIDPSTFRQTTLLRNPSDRATLDDETSFVASGSQVRFGDGRLFLSQEFVDKPLDADDAKHPLVMAFSTH